The genomic segment tgctgtgatggctgtaagAGACCCACATAAAGTTTTGGAGGGGACAAGACCCACACTGGATGGAAGGGGGAAgtaggtgggaggaaagagaaggtcTTATTTCCAAGAGGCATTTTGGAAGGAGGATCTTGATCTTTTAAACTGTTCAGGACTTTTCTAAGAAGCTTGGGGATGGTTCCAGGCTCAATACAGCAGGAAGCCAAACTTCTGATTTTTAGGAGCCATGAAGAGGAGGGGGGTGCAGATTCCCAGCCCTGCCTACAGCTAACTCTGATATTTCAATTCCAACCATGTCctggagaaaaggaaagcaaagctGGGTATTGCAAGCATACCCAACAAATAGATCTACAGGTGACCTCACCTGTCTGAGGACTCTCTTTCTACAAGAACTGGCTGATACCTTTCCTAAGACAGAGGATGACAGCCCTGCAACATcatccagaccaggaaaccaaaacccagaatgctaatactacttttatggtaaggttacagtaacagaatcttgcaagtctgaaaacactttccccctcccctgcctttactttccagagaactagggaaggtcccttctgagaggaTATCTCCACCCCTGCTCCTGCTTTCGACTCAGATTTCTCTGATCAGACccttgtctaggctgcggctcttcctcccatctcccatGGTTAGTCTCGCAGCCCATCACAGAGGACTCCTTCCCAAGCCTTGGACTTGCCTTACCTCTTCCCCATTCTTGTCTGTGTTCCGGCCAGACCAGAAGAGATGGGCGCAGGTGCTCACGGCTCGGCACTGATCTGGCTTTTTCAGCAATTTTGAAGCCGCCAGTGCGCACTGAGTTCTCAAGGGCTCGTGGTTCTCCTCGCCAAAGCATTTCATCCGCTCAAACGTCCCAATTATCAGTGTGATTGCAGCCAGCTGGGCTTTTGAATCGCTGATTTCATCTTCATAGAGAGAAAATGCCTGCTTCCAGCAAGAAATACGGGACAGAGGAAAtaggagagaggaggagagggagagaagagccGTTACACACTGTGTTCTTTAACTGCTTTTCTCAACTCCCTTTTTGAaagtaaaaaaatacatatttcagcACCCAGTGAAAGTCCTCTTAAGCTCTTTGCACAAGATACAGAACAACTGAAGACCACCATTCCCAACAGGGGCTGCTCGGAAGGCAGATCAGAGATCACCAGCTGAGAACATCTTGCACACAGACAATCTCAGGTTTAATCCTTGCCATCTCAGAGTTAAAGGCTCTCCTTTGTAAACATTGTGGCAAGCCATGTTAGGTTTGGGTAGCAAACAAATCAGGAGGAGGCTGGtcacaccttttctgactaacaatttttattaaaaggcagaaggttTCAGGAGCTTCGACGTACTTCACCAGATGAGCAGAATGGCTTCACTCTACCCCCTAATGAAGTCAGCCCCAAACcacatgccttttaataaaatttgccagGTGGAAAAGGGGCAAGCAGACTCCGTCTGATTAAAGGTTTCCAGGCAGTGCAGGTGGCAGGTAGCAGTTAAGAACACGCTGTAACGTATTTGCAATCAGAGATAAACTGGTATACAATAAAAATCCAGGACTGACTAGGTTTACAAGCTGCACTAAGCAATGTTGTGGTCTGTTGGTTTTGATTTAATGTGCTGCATGAACCCTAAGGggtgtaaaccatgatttatagttTTGTGGGATGCGTGCATCAAATCTTTAGGTTATGGTTTGTTTTGCCAGCATTTGCTGATAGATTAGTATCAACCATattccagagtcccccttttcagggagagatgggcggtgatagaaattggaatgaatgaatgaatgaatgaatgaatgatattcACTAGTTTATACAGGTAGTTGTCGCTTAACGACTACCCTGTTTAGCGACCGTTAGAAATTACCCACAACacagaaaaagtaactttacgaccagtccttgcgctcatgaccgtcgcagcgtcccacagtcacttCATTACCTTcggacaagcaaagtcaatggagaagccagcagtaaaaccgtaagtcgcagtcatgtgatgtcttgttaacaactgcatcgcttaacaatggagttgccagtcccaattgtggtcattaagcgaggactgcctgcatTCACCATAAACCATGGGATACAAACCATACCTGCTGGTTTCACACAACAGGCCGAACCAAAATCAAACCAATGATGTTCAGGCATTGTGCAATGTTCTACTATGAATAATCCCACTTCTCAGCCATAGCAGAACATTTTGCTCCTGTTTCCTCACTTAAATTACACTCACTATGAAATCATGACCATTGTTCATGTTCTCcactttcagaaatgtttttttagTAGCTTTAATACTGATTTTAAGTAGCGCTAGTAATACCTTTATCTTAGATTGTATTTGTTGTTTGTATTTCTGCAATTGTTGCAGATTGTTGTTTGTATTTCTGCAATTCCCTCAATAGCCATCAGaaagatttcaaagaaaaaaaaggggggggttcaagaaagaaaaggatCTTCTTGACTTCACCTGAGACATGAATTCATAGGCCACCGTTTCGTGGTTTTCAAAACCAATTTCTCCAGCTGCTAAAGCTCCCTGAAGGAAAAGGCGAAGTGGAAGCTCTGCTAGCTCAGCTTTAATCAAAGCACTGATGGTCTGGTGAGCAAAAGTGAAGATCTTCTGGCATTTCTTTTCCCATTTGTCATCCTTCAGAAAAAAGGGAAGCAAAGCAGGAAGAAGTCACACCAGATGGGAAAGAACAAAATTTGCACTCTTCTATTTAAAATCCCGTATCAAATTCTGCATAaatctgcagcctgaaaaaaatggtgtgtgtgtggagtGTGTGTTCGTGCAAAACTAAACATGTGATTTAACAAGTGATCTTTTTTCCAACACACACCTTGAGATATCAGTCTACCCAGTCCAGCCAGATCCAAATCTAGTTTAGGAGATTACTTTCACCCAATTTATTCCATATTGCGCCAAATTTAGGGACCTGAAGGTAATTTACCCCTCTCTAACCAAAGCTTTCTAACAGTCCCTGACTCATACAATttgccatttctttgtttttatactgcaatttctttttttaatttgttcaatcgAGTTGAATTCTCGGAagctgcctggacaggtccctgcagtttccttggcaaggcttttcaggagtggtttgccattgcctccttcctagggctgagagagagtggctggcccagggtcgcccagctggcctcgtgcccaaggcgggactagaatttctAGTCAATCCCATTTAGCTTAAATAGCCATCAGAGCAAACACGTCACATGCAGATGAACTCACCACTTCAGCATTCTCCTTGTAGCGAAATGCAAGCTGATATGCAGCAAAAACCAATGGCGGCAATGTGAAACGGATGCGCTGGTTCCCACCTGCACCAAAGTGTTTCCGCGCAGtgtttaaaatctaaaatatgcAAACGTTCCCATGTTGATATATGCGCTGTATATCACAAGGCAGACATATCCCAAAGGAATAGCCTAACTTACAAACTAGAAAATTGTCTttaaaaagcgggggggggaggaggaattgAGTACAATTCCCAGAAAAGTGAAGTCAAGGGTCCAATCTCACACCTTCAACGTTTTTTTCTTTGCACAGACCAGCTGTGGACCAAATTAGCCAAGAACCTGCCTAGATTCCATATACAAAGCTGGGACAAAGCAACTGACAGAGAACAGCCCAAAACTGTAGGTCCCCCTGGATTCTGAGTCACAAACATGACAACAGACATGTCGTGTTAAGCCAgagtttgttttaattatggatAGCTGAAGAAGCTACCACATGTAGATTTACACCTTGCACTAAGACTtaatgtaatttgtttggtttATTAGCCAACCACTGTGATTAATAATTCAAGATTTGTAATGTACAGTCTTGGATAAACTCAGCAAATTATGGCTTAGCCACAAACCAGGGTTAAAACAAATAATGTCTTAGTACAATGGATGAATGCAGACCAACAACTGCATAGGGTCACTCAATACGCTGAATTTAGTTCTGGCTATGTCAAATTTGAATCCAGCCTGCTTCCTTTTGGTATGCTGGAGCCCAACTCCCTTGGCTAACCTAATGACCAGAGATGAAGGAAAGTGAATTCCAGCACCTTTGGTGACCACTCAgttatggaaggaaggaatggaagaaagatttgAAAGCCTTGGAAGACTGCCATACCAGATACTGCTGATTGGGATCATCTGAACGAAGGAGGTGGATAAACCTGCCCACAAGACCCTGTTCgtcagccatgtcttcagggtctGGATCTTCAGCCGGCTGGTCCGGCTGGTCCTGAATAAGCGTCGATACCAGGTTCATGATGGCATCCACCTACAGAAGGCAAACCACATTCAGGTCAAGAGGGctcctaaagaaaagaaaagaaactcacGCTGGCTTCAATTGGAACTGCTAGCAGAATTCCATTTATCCAACAGCATTTCCTCCTTGCTGGAACAGCATAAGATGTAGGCCAGAGGCCACAGTGGAGGGAGAGTCCCTGCGCATGAAAGTCATACAgccccttgcagaagggaaaatAACTTCCAGTCATGCTAACACCAAGGACTGCAGCTGCAATGAATTCAGGGCAACAGGCTTGGAAAGGCAATACTTAGGGATCAGAACTATTTTGACCCCGAACAAGCCCTATTTTCAATGAACTCTATTCTGAACAGTTTTGTTTTACAGCAAtttcttttattgctgtttttcagTGTCCTGTTGTATTCCATTCTAGGTTCCTTCAAGAGGAGCAGTACAAGCACAACCACCCTCACCCTTTTCCATTTTACTTAATAATACAAATGAGCACTCATTCATGTGATTTCCCTACCTGGTCTTGGGAGACAATTTCTGTGTTATAATCCAGCACATTGCTAAGAACATAGCAACTCATGCTCTTTCTGGATTCGTAGTCAAAGTACTCAAAAAGGGGATGGAAATGCTTCAGTTTCAGGACAGTTAGGACGTTGTTGTAGGTATCAACAGGGATCTTCAAGAGTCTCATCAGTTCCTTTGAAACAGCGCTGCTGGTTGCAATACTGAAAGGACAAGAGTGGGTGATCAATGAGGGTCTCTGATGCTTTAGCCTCTTAGTTTATAGGGAAGGTCTTAGGAAAGACAGAACTGGCAAAAATCGATCTCTATTGCATGGAGATTTTTCACCAAAAGTCAGATGTTTAGGCTCCCAGTTCTGTCAAGGTTCAATGTCATAGATCAGGTAAAGACACATCATTTGAAGTGTCAGATGGTGCAGGAATTTATTTCGTTTCTCCACCCAGGAGAGATTTTGTACAAGGCCAGGGGATTTGCATCAACTTACTGCTCCAGGTTAAGCTTGTTGAAGATCTCCACTGTTGTCTCCAGCACTTTATCAACATAGTCAACACGATCTGGGTAGCACTTCATTGCCAAGTTAATGAGAGAGACTTGTAATGACACTACATCCTCCGAAGGCATATCTTGTCTAGACTGAAGTTTGGATGGTCAGGAATGGAGGAGAGAGAAGCATTATTTGTGCGTTAGATGTAACAGAAGCGATGCTTCTGTTTATTAACATCACCTTTTGCCTTTTATACCCATGAGCAAACTCAAGTAGTCACTCAACCGGTCAAAGAAGCACTTCATTTTAGCTAGACTGGGTTACTAGGAGGTTTAACTTTGTTCTTATTTTACAGTGGGGGAAAATATTTCCTTTGCATACAAAAGATCTCATGTTCAAACCTTAACATTTACAGGCAGGGCTGGGAAAAACTCCAGCCTAAATTCCTGAAGTTGCCAATCTGTAATGTTCACAGTGCTGAGATAAACAAACTTTCTATGTTCCTATGGGTCAAGGTTTTAGGAGCACACTAATTGGAGCACATTAAGAGATTCCTAAGGCAATCAAATCACCCTGGCCTTCCTTTAAATTGATGAGCCAGAACTTGGCAAAGCACCGGGAGGAAGTATTCAGTACATTAAGTACCCAGTAAGGCTAGAGACCTTCACTGCAAAGAtatgtatgtcccttttaatgcCCTGCACTGAATATCCATGGTGAAAAAAAGTATATCTTCATAACCTATACTTCCCTTTGTTTCTAGAGATAAAAGCAAAATGATGTCCTTTACATTTTTGGAGTTCTATGCTAGCCTTTAGTACTACTTTCCCATGGCATCTAACAGGTCATTAAACAATAGTTGATTTTTTGTCTTGGATTGGCTGGTTGTCAGATTCAAGGATATAAGTCAAACCCGGCAACACACATTGATTTTAAGCAACACAGATAGAGTGCAATTGCTTTCCACTTACCTGTATGACTGTAGCCACCTGCTGAGAGAAAATGTCAAAGAGTTTAATATCAGCAGGGATCCCTGGTCCATCCTCTCGATGGGCAAAGAGTGCGAGTCTAAAGTCAGAACAGGGAAGGTTTATGAGATACAGCTTGCAAACTTGTCCAATAGGCAATTATGCCAAAGCAAGTCCAAGTCAACATGCTTTCAATCACAGCCTTTGATTTCCCTTGGAGAAAAATGGAAGCTCCCCCAGAATATGTTCCCAACCCATCAGAACTACACCTGCTCTTCTCCCATCATGGAACTCAGGTTAGCATGCATGAAGCCCCTCCCTAGCTAAACACAATGTCTCATCAGATCACACCACCGCAATCATGTCCCCCAGCAACTCATCAATACAGTCAGCCGAAGTAAACCAAAGAAGTCAGACAAAGTAAACAATATGAAGGCAACCTTCCACCGATAAATGATTCTTTGATCCAAATGGGCTTCCGTTGACACAACTACTAATTCCACCTTCCCCTTACAACTTCCCTCCCCACAGCTCCCAAATCTCTTGCAAGAATTGGGAAAGCTGCACAAGCAATTAGGAAAGGAAAGGCAAACCAGTAAGAATTGTTTTTCTGGAAATCACAAACCGGTGGAACAGATTTTGACCAGCAGATGGATACCACCGGATAAGAGATAAACATAAGCTGGAAGGGGTGGGGGACGCCTAATCATCACAAGAGTTGGACAAATTTCTAATTCAAAGATTCTGTTTGAAGGCAGTTTGACTGAATGTCTGAACTGAATCCTTTGTGAATGACAGTTTGGATCAAATCATCAAATGCCTTCAATCAATAGGACAATCAAGAAAGGCTTTTAGGCACATCTCTAAAGTGATTTTATGATCTAAGTTGATGAAGTAGATCCAAGCCAATTTGCATACCCACAATAATCACTATGACCATAGTGTAAAGTAGTTTTACATGGGGGAAAAACACTATCAGCACCCATATCTCTCACTATTTTTGTGCtgtgaagaaaaggaaatgactCAAGCAATGGTATGGAGAAGGATCAAAAACAGCTTGCTCCATATGATATAACGGGCTTTGAAGACTACCTCTGAAACTATATTTCAGAGAAATCTTCCATTCACAGCTACCTGCAGACAAAAAAATGGGACTTTAAGCTCACTTCAGAAAGCTGATTTGCATACATCTCTCGAACAGACAGAAGACAACTAGCTtctgaaaatgtttatttaaaaatatacatctatAAACATACATATACCAACCAAAGCATATGCAAATATTGCAGTTCTCTGAACATATGCCGGTACAAAttgccatttgaaaaaaaaaaatcacaaggaaggtgggagggagaaaaaaggTAGAGCTAGAGAACATTTGCTCAGACATCTCCAGAAATATGATGGGAGACAGAGTTGAGCCCAAAAATCTGTAGGAAAGGACTGAGTTTGAATCCAGTACACATCAACATGAAATCATGCCTTTGTATTTCACACCAAAGCTCCACATATCTACCGTGGTCATACGTCACTGGCCCTCATGGATCACAGCCTGGCATCCTCAGAATATCCTCATCTGTTCCTTTTTTGCCAATTAGCTCCTTCCAATTTCAAATCCTAGGTCTTTTTCCAAAATGcatcttttgtttctttacaATAGGGTAATATgaaacataggtaaaggtaaaggtctcccttgacattaagtccagttgtgtccgactctagggggcggtgctcatctccatttcaaagctgaagagccggcatttgtccgtagacacttccgtggtcatgtggccagcatgacagtcacagaacgccgttagcctgcccgccgaagcagtacctattaatctactcacatttgcatgttttcgaactgctaggttggcaggagaataTGAAACATACTAAATTTGAAATTGGTTGTTCTGACCTGGTCAAAAGTAGTTCTGAGGCCTCCATTTCAAGCATGGGATCCTTTGGGATGTGACATTTTTCAAATTCACAACTTTTTGTATTTACTAAttcatccttttcttctgtgtATACCCACTATCATTTCATCTGTTCAACCTCTATTaatttttccttcagttttcctACCCAGTTTATATAGTCTTTTTATTCATAAAACATTCTTAACTTCTATCTAACCATCTACTAAAGATGATGCAGATGAAGATGTAAGTAACTGGTTGCACTGAAATATGTCTTCCTGCATACACTGAAATATCATATTTAACTCTTCCAATCCCTTAGCAATACACTGACATAATATTTTCCATTGAAAATTACAGGATGAGATGGCAATTTGAAATAGGCATTCATATAGCAACAACAAAATTAAGCCTATGTAGATTTCTTCACACCTTCTGGATGAGGCCACatgttttcctttcctctgtGCTCCTGCACAGAGTTTATAGCATCTGCTTCATTACGTACCTATCAATTAATGCAATTATGATATTTTTGACATTCACATTTTGGTGTAACTCTGCACATGCTCGAAGAAAAGGATTCAGAGTCTGCAGGTGAAATTCATCTGGGAAAACCTAGGACATGGGAGCACATGATGGAGCAATTTGTCAATTATTATTCTAGATTGTTTAGTAAACAGACATTTAATCATTGTGCTAAGGCATGATATAATATTTCCTTCATTTCAACTTATCATGTTGTAAAAACTCAGGTAATTTCTGCATATTCACTACTTATATGTTTCCCCAGCTATCAAGATTCcaggtttacaataataaaaattaaaacctaAAGCAACAGATTCCACATCTCTAAAACCAAATAACCAACTTACATAAAATACGGTAGCCCTGTCATCATAGCATTTATATAAACAATGTTAAAAAACATACCCCATATAACATGCTGTTGATCACAATCCACATACAAAGGTTCTTGGAAGCTCATTTAGGGCTAAGAGGGCCAAGCATCTCCACTCTTGGTGCAGATTTTGCTAGCTCAAGAAAGGCATCACAGCCTTGCTCTGGTCTACTCATTGTCCTTCTTTTCCAGCCAGATGTCAGCCTGTCAGATGCTACTTACCAACCTGCCAGTTAACCTTTTCCCTAAGCCATGTACCTGTATGATGCATTCCATTAGGTATTCTTGAGCTAGTGCATCCCTGCAGTTTACAACTTGCTCCAATATGCCAGGCAAGACAAtctggaaaacagaaagaaaatttattttctattatacTTTACTTGTGTGCCTTCTACAGCCATGAACGTCATTGCATCGAACTCTGGATTTGTCCCTCCCCTAAACCTGCCTTCTTCCAGTGATGTTATAAGCCGAACTAGTTAGGATGCAGTCAGAAACAAGAGCTGACTTACCTGTTTGTATCTCTCCACATTGACTCCTTCCAGCTGGCTGAGTCGGACCAAGTTGGTTCCTACCAGGATCCTCAGCTCTTGCCTCTCACGCTCCCTCTTCTCACGGTCTCGACTGTGCCCTTGATGTTGCATGCGCACCCAGAGCTTATTCATCTCAGCAAAGTTCAACAGCACAAAGTCCATGGAGTCACTGATGTCCCCGGTGGTTTCTTCACTGTGGGCCAACAAAAAGGAAATGCTCATTTTTCAAAGGGGTAAAGAATATGTATTTCCAGGATGTGGGTTAGATGTCTCTGAACCCACAGATGGCACACATTTTGAATCATAAAGAGATTATTCAAACCAGGACAACAACTCTCTTTGGGGTAAGATTTGAAGCTCAGATTTAATATCATCTCAGAATTAATCCAGTCAAACCCCAATTGTGGATTAGGAAGCTAACTATGTAACATATTTTCTCCATCCAATGCTGCAACCCCTCTCTGTCAGAGCTGCCAAGCTACAATTAGCTGCACCTCAACCAGTTATGAAAGCTTTAGGTCAGCTACATCCAGAGGGTGGATTTAGAAGTTACAGGTTTTCTGCTGCCTCCTCACATTACTTCACTTCTGCG from the Candoia aspera isolate rCanAsp1 chromosome 11, rCanAsp1.hap2, whole genome shotgun sequence genome contains:
- the VPS35 gene encoding vacuolar protein sorting-associated protein 35 translates to MPTTQQSPQDEQEKLLDEAIQAVKVQSFQMKRCLDKNKLMDALKHASNMLGELRTSMLSPKSYYELYMAISDELHYLEVYLTDEFAKGRKVADLYELVQYAGNIIPRLYLLITVGVVYVKSFPQSRKDILKDLVEMCRGVQHPLRGLFLRNYLLQCTRNILPDDGEQTDEETTGDISDSMDFVLLNFAEMNKLWVRMQHQGHSRDREKRERERQELRILVGTNLVRLSQLEGVNVERYKQIVLPGILEQVVNCRDALAQEYLMECIIQVFPDEFHLQTLNPFLRACAELHQNVNVKNIIIALIDRLALFAHREDGPGIPADIKLFDIFSQQVATVIQSRQDMPSEDVVSLQVSLINLAMKCYPDRVDYVDKVLETTVEIFNKLNLEHIATSSAVSKELMRLLKIPVDTYNNVLTVLKLKHFHPLFEYFDYESRKSMSCYVLSNVLDYNTEIVSQDQVDAIMNLVSTLIQDQPDQPAEDPDPEDMADEQGLVGRFIHLLRSDDPNQQYLILNTARKHFGAGGNQRIRFTLPPLVFAAYQLAFRYKENAEVDDKWEKKCQKIFTFAHQTISALIKAELAELPLRLFLQGALAAGEIGFENHETVAYEFMSQAFSLYEDEISDSKAQLAAITLIIGTFERMKCFGEENHEPLRTQCALAASKLLKKPDQCRAVSTCAHLFWSGRNTDKNGEELHGGKRVMECLKKALKIANQCMDPSLQVQLFIEILNRYIYFYEKENEAVTIQVLNQLIQKIREDLPNLESTEETEQINKHFQNTLEHLSLRRESPESEGPIYEGLVI